Proteins encoded together in one Bacteroides zoogleoformans window:
- the queA gene encoding tRNA preQ1(34) S-adenosylmethionine ribosyltransferase-isomerase QueA, with product MKLSQFKFKLPEEKIALHPVKYRDESRLMVLHRKTGEIEHKTFKDILNYFDDKDVFVFNDTKVFPARLYGNKEKTGARIEVFLLRELNEELRLWDVLVDPARKIRIGNKLYFGEDDSMVAEVIDNTTSRGRTLRFLYDGPHDEFKKALYALGETPLPHSIINRPAEPEDAERFQSIFARNEGAVTAPTASLHFSRELMKRLEIKGIDFAYITLHAGLGNFRDIDVEDLTKHKTDSEQMIVNEETVQKVNCAKDLGKQVCAVGTTVMRAIESTVSTDGHLKTYDGWTNKFIFPPYDFTVANAMISNFHMPLSTMLMIVSAFGGYDQVMSAYEVAIKEDYRFGTYGDAMLII from the coding sequence ATGAAACTGTCGCAATTTAAATTCAAACTTCCCGAAGAGAAGATTGCTTTGCATCCCGTGAAGTACAGAGACGAGTCGCGCCTGATGGTGCTGCACCGCAAGACAGGTGAAATCGAGCACAAGACATTCAAGGACATTCTGAACTATTTCGACGATAAGGATGTGTTTGTCTTCAACGACACCAAGGTGTTCCCCGCCCGCTTGTACGGCAACAAAGAGAAGACCGGCGCACGCATCGAAGTGTTTCTGTTGCGCGAGCTGAACGAAGAACTCCGGTTGTGGGACGTGCTGGTAGACCCCGCCCGCAAAATCCGCATCGGCAATAAGCTCTACTTCGGCGAAGACGACTCCATGGTGGCCGAAGTGATTGACAACACCACTTCGCGCGGACGTACGCTCCGTTTCCTCTACGACGGCCCGCACGACGAGTTCAAGAAAGCCCTCTATGCATTGGGCGAGACACCGCTGCCGCACAGCATCATCAACCGTCCGGCCGAACCGGAAGACGCCGAACGGTTCCAGTCCATCTTTGCACGGAACGAGGGGGCGGTGACTGCTCCCACCGCCAGTCTACATTTCAGCCGCGAGCTGATGAAGCGTTTGGAAATCAAAGGTATCGACTTTGCCTACATCACCCTGCATGCCGGTCTGGGCAACTTCCGCGACATCGATGTGGAAGACCTCACCAAGCATAAGACCGACTCCGAGCAGATGATTGTAAACGAAGAAACCGTACAGAAGGTGAACTGCGCCAAAGACCTCGGCAAGCAGGTCTGCGCCGTGGGCACCACCGTGATGCGCGCCATCGAGAGCACCGTCAGCACGGACGGCCATCTGAAGACGTACGACGGCTGGACCAACAAGTTCATCTTTCCTCCTTACGACTTCACCGTAGCCAATGCAATGATTTCCAACTTCCACATGCCGCTCTCCACAATGCTGATGATTGTCTCTGCCTTCGGCGGATACGACCAGGTGATGAGCGCCTACGAAGTGGCCATCAAAGAGGACTACCGCTTCGGCACCTACGGCGACGCCATGCTGATTATATAA
- a CDS encoding lipopolysaccharide kinase InaA family protein: MKIIIHPKYQSASAFIARLPEAFETEGEVIYAGRNVVKRFNTAYGEWIVKRYKKPNFIQRLAYTFWRKSKAERAFLYAGILNSIGIDTPEGIGYVECRQNGLFHTGYFISAAYNYPPLHPVLVTSIDFDKQLASALASFLVSMHCKGFMHGDPNPANILYHTDEEGKFCFSVIDTNRSVFKASLSRKECLDNLKRVTHRRDLLQYVVEEYAIGRKWNVRQSVEQVMRALDCFEKRRRFKRLLRPKHSS, from the coding sequence ATGAAAATAATCATTCACCCCAAATATCAATCGGCTTCTGCTTTTATTGCCCGTCTGCCCGAAGCGTTCGAAACGGAAGGAGAAGTGATATATGCAGGTCGCAATGTGGTCAAGAGGTTCAATACCGCTTACGGCGAGTGGATTGTGAAGCGATACAAAAAGCCAAACTTCATCCAGCGATTGGCCTATACGTTCTGGCGCAAAAGCAAGGCGGAAAGAGCTTTTCTGTATGCCGGGATACTGAACTCCATCGGGATAGATACACCCGAAGGCATCGGGTATGTGGAATGCAGGCAAAACGGACTGTTCCACACCGGTTATTTCATATCCGCGGCATACAATTATCCACCGCTTCATCCTGTATTGGTGACAAGCATCGACTTCGACAAACAGCTGGCTTCTGCCTTAGCGTCTTTCCTTGTATCCATGCACTGCAAAGGGTTCATGCATGGTGACCCTAATCCGGCCAACATCCTCTATCATACCGATGAAGAGGGGAAATTCTGCTTTTCCGTCATCGACACCAACCGTTCCGTCTTCAAGGCTTCGCTTTCTCGCAAAGAGTGTCTGGACAATCTGAAGCGGGTTACTCACAGACGGGATTTGCTGCAATACGTCGTGGAGGAGTATGCTATAGGGCGCAAATGGAATGTCAGACAAAGTGTGGAACAAGTGATGCGTGCATTAGACTGCTTTGAGAAAAGAAGACGATTCAAACGTCTCCTTAGGCCCAAACATTCGTCCTGA
- a CDS encoding sigma-70 RNA polymerase sigma factor region 4 domain-containing protein — protein sequence MPRELELLKKEGERARHLDEQVQVLSSALVEGDEVVRKLRSHPKFLTDADWEYLQKLADRVYDGFTGRFSLHSPQLTPAHRLLIRLHFSNVQIAALTAVSPSSVSQLKFRLKKRLMEADAALFVNGETVDSVIERYCGL from the coding sequence ATGCCCCGCGAATTGGAGTTGCTCAAGAAAGAGGGGGAGCGTGCCCGGCATTTGGATGAGCAGGTACAGGTTCTCTCTTCTGCTTTGGTGGAGGGCGATGAGGTGGTGAGAAAGCTGCGCAGTCACCCCAAGTTTCTTACAGATGCCGATTGGGAGTATTTGCAGAAGCTTGCCGACCGAGTGTACGATGGCTTCACCGGACGGTTTTCTCTTCACTCTCCTCAACTTACGCCCGCCCATCGCCTGCTCATCCGCCTGCATTTCAGCAATGTGCAGATTGCCGCATTGACTGCCGTATCTCCCTCCTCCGTGTCTCAATTGAAGTTCCGCCTGAAGAAACGGCTGATGGAGGCAGATGCCGCGTTGTTCGTCAACGGAGAGACGGTGGATAGCGTGATTGAACGTTACTGTGGCTTATAG
- a CDS encoding glycosyltransferase family 87 protein, protein MKNDVMAQLRRFRAFLQKPFFRDDRTLFGLWLLLPVVASLLKISKHNNFLIFRYVFWHTIEQNPLYAVYDEYWDTNHYGPFFSLMIAPFALLPEWVGMLFWHIALSLCLYYAIRLLPFPRRKRIFLYWFCAHELLSALFMSQFNIAVAAIIIATFYCIEKEKDFWAACFIMSGTFVKLYGIVGLAFFFFSRHKTKFVLSLLFWAAVMFAAPMLISSPGYIVSQYADWWESLSAKNIENMFSGYQNISLLGMVRKISGCSTYSDLWLIAPALFLFGLPYLRLNQYKHASFRYTLLASVLLFVVLFSTGSESSTYIIAFAGLGYWYWSAPWKRSKWDVALMIFAFILTSMSSSDLFPAFIRKEIVRPYALKAFPCFVIWLKLVYEMCRMDYARPVEEATVAEVESRCPEDNQ, encoded by the coding sequence ATGAAAAATGACGTTATGGCACAGTTACGACGTTTTCGCGCTTTCTTGCAGAAGCCCTTTTTCAGAGACGACCGCACGCTTTTCGGCCTATGGCTCCTGCTACCGGTAGTTGCCTCTTTGCTGAAAATCTCGAAACACAACAATTTCCTCATATTCAGATATGTTTTTTGGCACACGATAGAGCAGAATCCGCTCTATGCAGTCTATGACGAGTATTGGGACACGAACCATTACGGTCCCTTCTTCAGTTTGATGATAGCTCCCTTTGCTTTACTGCCCGAATGGGTGGGTATGCTGTTCTGGCACATCGCCTTGTCACTCTGCCTCTATTATGCCATACGGCTGCTACCCTTCCCCCGGCGTAAGCGCATCTTCCTCTATTGGTTTTGCGCCCACGAGCTATTGTCAGCACTCTTCATGTCGCAGTTCAACATAGCTGTTGCCGCTATCATCATAGCCACTTTCTATTGCATAGAGAAAGAAAAGGATTTCTGGGCAGCGTGTTTCATCATGTCGGGCACATTCGTGAAGCTCTACGGCATCGTGGGACTGGCGTTTTTCTTCTTCTCCCGACATAAAACCAAGTTCGTGCTGTCACTGCTGTTCTGGGCGGCGGTGATGTTTGCAGCTCCCATGCTCATCAGCAGTCCCGGCTATATCGTGTCACAGTATGCCGACTGGTGGGAAAGTCTTTCGGCAAAGAATATCGAGAACATGTTTTCGGGCTATCAGAACATCTCGCTGCTGGGTATGGTTCGTAAGATTTCAGGTTGCTCCACCTATTCCGACCTTTGGCTCATAGCCCCAGCACTGTTCCTTTTCGGTCTCCCCTATCTGCGTCTGAATCAGTATAAGCACGCTTCTTTCCGCTATACGCTGTTGGCTTCGGTGTTGCTGTTTGTAGTGCTCTTCAGTACAGGCAGCGAGTCGAGTACCTATATCATCGCTTTTGCCGGACTGGGCTACTGGTATTGGTCGGCTCCTTGGAAACGTTCAAAGTGGGACGTGGCGTTGATGATCTTTGCCTTCATTCTGACAAGTATGTCATCGTCCGACCTCTTTCCGGCCTTTATCCGTAAAGAAATCGTGCGCCCCTATGCCCTAAAGGCATTTCCTTGTTTTGTGATATGGTTGAAGTTGGTGTACGAGATGTGCCGCATGGACTATGCCCGTCCGGTGGAAGAAGCAACCGTTGCAGAGGTGGAAAGCCGATGTCCGGAAGACAATCAGTAG
- a CDS encoding glycosyltransferase family 9 protein → MRILVIRLSALGDVAMTVPVIDSVARRYPQLEITVLSKPFVSPLFERMPANVRFRGANLGQYKGVGGLFCLFRELKEERYDAVADLHDVLRSKFLRFLFACCGKLTAHIDKGRKARKRLTRPHDKKMQPLPSSFARYADVFRRLGFPTEVIFRSIYGESKGEASLFQAVTGLPDGKHWIGIAPFAAHAGKILPESTLTALIEKVASHKDRKIFLFGGGKAEAEKLERWSKPYDNVVSLAGKLKLNAELSLMSHLKVMVCMDSANMHLASLTATPVVSVWGATHPFAGFMGWGQSNDNAVQTDLPCRPCSIFGNKPCLRGDYACLTEITVGQIIKKIESSLNA, encoded by the coding sequence ATGAGAATACTTGTCATCCGTCTTTCAGCATTGGGCGACGTGGCAATGACCGTGCCGGTCATTGATTCCGTGGCCCGTCGGTATCCGCAGTTGGAAATCACCGTATTGAGCAAGCCTTTCGTGTCGCCCCTGTTCGAGCGGATGCCTGCCAACGTGCGATTTCGAGGTGCAAACCTCGGCCAATACAAGGGGGTAGGCGGATTGTTCTGTCTGTTCCGTGAGCTCAAGGAAGAAAGATACGATGCCGTGGCCGACCTGCACGACGTGCTCCGTTCTAAATTCCTCCGCTTCCTGTTCGCCTGTTGCGGCAAGCTGACGGCGCACATAGACAAAGGAAGAAAAGCAAGAAAGCGATTGACAAGACCGCACGACAAGAAGATGCAGCCCCTGCCTTCCTCTTTCGCCCGTTACGCCGATGTGTTCAGGCGGTTGGGCTTCCCAACGGAAGTAATCTTCCGCTCCATCTATGGCGAAAGCAAAGGAGAAGCAAGCCTTTTTCAAGCAGTGACCGGTCTGCCCGACGGCAAGCATTGGATAGGCATTGCCCCTTTTGCCGCACACGCGGGAAAGATACTGCCCGAAAGCACCCTTACAGCACTCATTGAAAAAGTTGCTTCGCATAAAGACCGGAAGATATTCCTGTTTGGAGGCGGAAAGGCCGAGGCGGAGAAGTTGGAACGCTGGAGCAAACCCTACGACAACGTGGTGTCACTGGCCGGGAAACTGAAACTGAACGCAGAGTTGTCTTTGATGAGCCATCTCAAGGTGATGGTGTGCATGGACTCGGCCAATATGCATCTGGCTTCGCTCACCGCCACGCCGGTCGTATCCGTCTGGGGTGCCACGCATCCCTTTGCCGGGTTCATGGGATGGGGGCAAAGCAACGACAATGCCGTTCAGACGGATTTGCCTTGCCGCCCGTGTTCCATCTTCGGCAACAAGCCGTGCCTTAGAGGCGATTATGCCTGTCTGACGGAAATAACTGTCGGACAAATCATTAAGAAAATAGAGTCAAGCCTAAACGCATGA
- a CDS encoding DUF4254 domain-containing protein: protein MSFTTLSNSIFTASILDYHKADHVDTPIQNPYPLKSIEYYLYLKNWIDTVQWHLEDIIRDPAIDPVEALKIKRRIDKSNQDRTDLVELIDSYFLDKYKDVQVRPDAIINTESPAWAIDRLSILALKIYHMRQEVERTDTTPEHRAQCETKLNVLLEQQKDLSSAIDRLIADIEAGYKYMKVYKQMKMYNDPSLNPVLYGKK, encoded by the coding sequence ATGAGCTTTACAACACTAAGTAACAGTATTTTTACAGCGTCCATTCTTGACTATCACAAGGCAGACCATGTGGATACCCCTATTCAGAATCCTTATCCACTGAAAAGCATTGAGTACTATCTGTATCTGAAGAACTGGATCGATACCGTGCAGTGGCACTTGGAAGACATCATACGCGACCCCGCCATCGACCCGGTGGAGGCCTTGAAGATTAAAAGAAGAATAGACAAGTCCAACCAAGACCGCACGGATCTGGTGGAACTGATAGACAGCTACTTCCTCGACAAATACAAGGATGTGCAAGTACGCCCCGATGCCATCATCAACACCGAGAGTCCGGCATGGGCCATAGACCGCCTCTCCATCCTCGCACTCAAAATCTATCACATGCGTCAGGAGGTGGAGCGCACCGATACCACTCCGGAACATCGCGCTCAATGCGAGACCAAACTGAACGTGCTACTGGAACAACAAAAAGACCTCTCCTCCGCCATCGACCGGCTGATTGCTGACATTGAAGCGGGATATAAGTATATGAAGGTGTACAAGCAGATGAAGATGTACAACGACCCCAGCCTGAATCCTGTTCTTTACGGCAAGAAATGA
- the truB gene encoding tRNA pseudouridine(55) synthase TruB — protein MDFREGEVLYFDKPLGWTSFKVVGHARYHICRRMKAKKLKVGHAGTLDPLATGVMIVCTGKATKRIEEFQYHTKEYIATIQLGATTPSYDLEHQIDAVYPTEHITRELVEEALKKFVGEIRQVPPAFSACMVNGKRAYDLARKGKEVELKPKPLVIDEIELLECNLPQIKVRVVCSKGTYIRALARDIGEALQSGAHLTALQRTRVGNVRVEDCLDPLKFREWIDSQEVETEENNRD, from the coding sequence ATGGATTTCAGAGAAGGAGAAGTATTGTATTTCGATAAGCCGTTGGGCTGGACATCGTTCAAGGTGGTGGGGCATGCGCGCTACCACATCTGCCGGCGAATGAAAGCGAAGAAGCTGAAGGTAGGCCATGCCGGTACGCTCGACCCGCTTGCCACGGGTGTGATGATTGTCTGCACGGGCAAGGCCACGAAAAGAATTGAAGAGTTTCAATATCATACAAAGGAGTATATAGCCACCATACAGCTGGGCGCCACCACTCCCTCTTACGACTTGGAACACCAGATAGACGCCGTCTACCCCACAGAGCACATCACCCGCGAGTTGGTGGAGGAAGCGCTGAAGAAGTTCGTCGGCGAGATACGCCAAGTACCTCCCGCCTTTTCCGCCTGCATGGTGAACGGCAAACGCGCCTACGACCTGGCACGCAAAGGCAAGGAAGTGGAGCTGAAGCCCAAACCGCTGGTCATCGACGAGATAGAGCTGCTGGAGTGCAACCTGCCCCAAATCAAGGTGCGGGTAGTGTGCAGCAAAGGTACCTACATCCGTGCCCTGGCCCGCGACATCGGCGAAGCTCTGCAGAGCGGGGCGCACCTCACCGCCTTGCAACGCACCCGCGTGGGCAATGTGCGCGTGGAAGACTGCCTCGACCCGCTCAAGTTCAGGGAGTGGATAGACTCGCAAGAGGTAGAAACGGAAGAGAATAACAGAGATTGA
- the pdxB gene encoding 4-phosphoerythronate dehydrogenase PdxB, with translation MKVIVDNKIPFISEAIEKIADSVVYAPGADFTPELVRDADALIVRTRTRCDRCLLEGSRVRFIATATIGFDHIDTDYCRQAGITWSNAPGCNSASVAQYLQSSLLLLQELRGMRLPELTLGVVGVGNVGSKVAEVGRCLGMRVLLNDLPREEQEETSVFRSLQTLAEKCDIISFHVPLYKVGRYKTFHLADDAFFRSLKRRPVIINTSRGEVVETHALLEALEYGKISNAIIDVWENEPDIDLTLLNKVFLGTPHIAGYSADGKANATRMSLDALCRFFHIKGDYSISPPPPPNPVITATSLAEACLQIYDPRRDSDALKACPKLFEKLRGDYPLRREKDAYEVVVSDSHPRIMKGY, from the coding sequence ATGAAAGTCATCGTAGACAACAAAATCCCCTTTATCAGCGAAGCCATCGAAAAGATAGCTGACAGTGTGGTTTATGCTCCTGGAGCGGACTTCACGCCGGAGCTGGTGAGGGATGCGGACGCACTCATCGTGCGCACACGTACCCGGTGCGACCGTTGTTTGCTGGAGGGCAGTCGGGTGCGCTTCATCGCCACCGCCACCATCGGGTTCGACCATATTGACACCGACTATTGCCGACAGGCAGGCATCACGTGGAGCAACGCTCCCGGCTGCAACTCGGCTTCCGTGGCCCAATACCTGCAATCGTCGCTGCTCCTGCTGCAAGAGCTGCGGGGCATGCGTCTGCCGGAGCTGACGCTGGGCGTTGTGGGCGTGGGCAATGTGGGCAGCAAGGTGGCCGAAGTGGGGCGCTGCTTGGGCATGCGTGTGCTGCTGAATGACCTTCCGCGTGAGGAGCAGGAGGAAACGTCTGTTTTCCGGTCACTGCAAACCTTGGCTGAAAAGTGTGACATCATCAGTTTTCACGTACCATTATATAAGGTGGGAAGATACAAGACGTTTCATCTGGCTGACGATGCCTTCTTCCGCTCACTGAAGCGTCGTCCCGTCATCATCAATACCTCGCGCGGCGAAGTGGTCGAAACCCATGCACTGCTGGAGGCCTTGGAGTACGGGAAAATATCGAATGCCATCATCGACGTCTGGGAGAACGAACCTGACATCGACCTTACCTTATTAAATAAGGTGTTCCTCGGCACTCCCCACATTGCCGGCTATTCGGCCGACGGCAAGGCAAACGCCACACGCATGTCTCTTGATGCGCTCTGCCGTTTCTTTCACATAAAGGGCGATTATTCGATTTCCCCTCCACCGCCGCCAAATCCGGTCATCACTGCCACCTCGCTTGCCGAGGCCTGCCTGCAAATATACGATCCACGGCGTGACAGCGATGCACTGAAAGCCTGTCCCAAACTATTCGAAAAACTGCGAGGCGACTATCCGTTGCGAAGAGAAAAAGATGCGTATGAGGTAGTGGTTAGTGATTCGCATCCGAGGATTATGAAAGGATATTGA
- a CDS encoding glycosyltransferase family 4 protein, protein MKIGFDAKRAAQNRTGLGNYSRFVIESLAKYAPAGRYLLYVPHPGKTDCIGNLLQQSKVEMRCPRTSFWKRLRSLWRVWGVTPDFEQDRIRLFHGLSNELPLNIRKARRVRSIVTIHDLIFLRHPEYYPYIDRKIYAYKFRKACQNADRIIAVSQCTKQDIVDFFHIPEEKIDVVYQGCDASFKRPVDAEKKERVRRKYSLPSRYILYVGSIEERKNLMLLAQALPFLPDGTEVIAVGKRTRYAGKVEAFLKRNRLEHRMRLVSNVPFDDLPAFYQMASVFVYPSKFEGFGIPLLEALNSGTPAIGATGSCLEEAGGPYSLYVSPTDARELAEAITRTLTDSELREKMITEGKKYAINFEPERIATEIMTVYEKVIYT, encoded by the coding sequence ATGAAGATAGGATTCGATGCCAAGCGAGCGGCACAAAACAGAACCGGACTGGGCAATTACAGCCGGTTTGTCATCGAGAGTCTTGCAAAGTATGCCCCTGCCGGGCGATACCTGCTGTATGTCCCCCATCCGGGGAAAACCGACTGTATAGGTAACCTCCTTCAACAGTCCAAGGTGGAAATGCGCTGCCCTCGCACAAGTTTCTGGAAAAGGCTGCGTTCGCTGTGGCGCGTATGGGGCGTCACCCCCGACTTTGAACAGGACCGCATACGGCTGTTTCACGGCCTGAGCAACGAGTTGCCCCTGAACATACGCAAAGCTCGCCGTGTGCGCAGCATCGTCACCATCCACGATCTCATCTTCCTGCGCCATCCGGAGTATTACCCGTACATCGACCGCAAAATCTACGCCTACAAATTTCGCAAGGCCTGCCAGAATGCCGACCGCATCATCGCCGTGAGCCAATGCACTAAGCAAGACATCGTGGACTTCTTCCACATCCCCGAAGAGAAGATAGACGTGGTGTATCAGGGTTGCGACGCCAGCTTCAAGCGCCCCGTCGATGCCGAAAAGAAAGAGCGCGTACGCCGGAAGTACAGCCTGCCTTCCCGATACATCCTCTATGTGGGAAGCATCGAAGAGCGGAAAAACCTGATGCTGCTGGCGCAAGCCCTGCCCTTTCTGCCCGATGGGACGGAGGTGATAGCCGTGGGCAAGCGCACCCGCTATGCCGGCAAGGTGGAGGCCTTCCTCAAGCGGAACAGGCTGGAACACCGCATGCGGCTCGTCAGCAACGTGCCTTTCGACGACCTGCCGGCCTTCTATCAGATGGCCTCCGTGTTTGTATATCCCTCCAAGTTCGAAGGCTTCGGCATTCCGCTGCTGGAAGCGCTGAACAGCGGCACGCCTGCTATAGGCGCCACAGGCTCGTGTCTGGAAGAAGCCGGCGGGCCGTATTCGTTGTACGTAAGTCCCACCGATGCCCGTGAACTGGCTGAAGCCATTACCCGTACACTCACCGATTCCGAGCTCAGGGAAAAGATGATTACCGAAGGAAAGAAATACGCCATCAACTTCGAGCCGGAGAGAATAGCCACAGAGATAATGACGGTGTATGAGAAAGTAATATACACATAA
- the folP gene encoding dihydropteroate synthase, translated as MEFLKPRYINVNGQLMDLSTPCVMGILNVTPDSFYSGSRMQTEEEIACRAERILADGAGIIDIGAYSSRPDAADVSASEEMERLRFGLTILHKRCPNAVVSVDTFRADVARMCVEEYGVAIINDIAAGEMDADMFGTVAELNVPYIMMHMQGTPQNMQQHPHYDNLLKDVFQYFARKVQQLRDLGVKDIILDPGFGFGKTLEHNYELLAHLEEFRIFELPLLIGVSRKSMIYRLLGSTPQEALNGTTVIDTICLLKGADIIRVHDVKEAVETVKIVEAMRKNTNHKL; from the coding sequence ATGGAATTCTTGAAACCCCGCTATATAAACGTCAACGGCCAACTAATGGACTTATCTACCCCTTGCGTCATGGGGATATTGAATGTAACTCCCGACTCTTTTTATTCCGGCAGCCGCATGCAGACGGAAGAGGAAATAGCCTGCCGTGCGGAACGGATTCTGGCCGATGGCGCCGGAATCATCGACATCGGAGCTTACTCTTCCCGCCCGGATGCCGCAGACGTTTCTGCCAGCGAAGAGATGGAACGGTTGCGCTTCGGACTGACCATACTGCACAAAAGATGTCCGAACGCTGTAGTGTCCGTAGACACCTTTCGTGCCGATGTGGCCCGCATGTGTGTAGAGGAATACGGTGTAGCCATCATCAACGACATTGCAGCGGGAGAAATGGATGCCGACATGTTCGGCACGGTGGCCGAGCTGAACGTGCCTTATATCATGATGCACATGCAAGGCACACCGCAAAACATGCAGCAACATCCGCATTATGACAATCTGCTGAAAGACGTGTTTCAATATTTTGCCCGCAAAGTGCAACAATTGCGCGACCTCGGCGTGAAGGATATCATTCTCGATCCAGGATTCGGCTTCGGAAAAACGTTGGAGCACAACTACGAACTATTGGCACATTTGGAAGAGTTCCGCATCTTCGAATTACCCTTGCTCATAGGAGTGTCCCGCAAGTCGATGATATATCGTCTGCTGGGCAGCACGCCGCAGGAAGCCCTGAACGGCACCACGGTGATTGATACGATATGTTTGCTGAAAGGAGCCGACATCATTCGGGTTCACGATGTGAAAGAAGCCGTGGAGACTGTGAAAATAGTGGAGGCAATGAGAAAAAATACGAATCATAAATTATAG
- a CDS encoding glycosyltransferase family 4 protein, with protein MIIFDCERMRHANCGFFSFCNYLSQALHEEARQHPEYPLGFYMPKKLMGFWGDDYRYIKVNTFLHKLFLYRPHTTLWHSSCQLTHYIPFGIKVVQTIHDLNYLYEPVSQKERTRIVRRIKKHINRISQFVAISEWTKKDILNNFDIGDRPVKVIYNGCNIWNGPVEEPKRKPTRPFLFSISSMYPKKNFHVLACLLKDNDYELILAGAHNSPEYVRKIYEEAVRWQVADRIHLPGAIPESEKHWYLRHCTAFLFPSIAEGFGLPVVEAMQYGKPVFLSTHTCLPEIGKEYAYYFNHDFDREVMRTEFRNGLDDFYNGHKDPEKIKAHALSFSWENTAKQYWEVYKEVINR; from the coding sequence ATGATTATCTTTGATTGTGAACGAATGAGACATGCCAACTGCGGATTCTTTTCTTTCTGCAATTATCTGTCACAGGCATTACACGAAGAGGCCCGGCAGCATCCGGAATATCCTTTGGGCTTTTACATGCCCAAAAAGCTCATGGGCTTCTGGGGGGATGACTATCGGTACATCAAAGTGAACACTTTCCTTCACAAACTGTTTTTATACAGACCCCACACCACTTTGTGGCACTCCAGCTGTCAGCTTACGCACTACATCCCGTTCGGCATCAAGGTGGTGCAAACCATTCACGACTTGAACTATCTGTATGAGCCGGTGTCGCAAAAAGAACGCACGCGCATTGTAAGACGAATAAAGAAGCACATCAATCGGATTTCGCAGTTTGTGGCCATATCGGAATGGACCAAGAAAGATATTCTGAATAATTTCGATATAGGAGACAGACCCGTTAAGGTAATATACAATGGCTGTAACATATGGAACGGTCCCGTGGAAGAGCCTAAACGGAAACCCACCCGCCCTTTCCTCTTCTCCATCAGCTCCATGTATCCCAAGAAGAACTTTCACGTGCTGGCATGCCTGCTGAAAGACAATGATTATGAACTGATACTTGCCGGTGCTCACAATTCTCCGGAGTATGTCCGGAAGATTTATGAAGAAGCTGTGCGGTGGCAGGTAGCAGACAGGATTCATCTTCCGGGTGCCATTCCCGAAAGCGAAAAGCACTGGTATCTGCGCCATTGCACAGCTTTCCTGTTCCCATCCATAGCCGAGGGGTTCGGACTTCCTGTTGTCGAGGCCATGCAATACGGCAAACCGGTGTTCCTATCTACGCACACCTGTCTGCCTGAAATAGGGAAAGAGTATGCCTACTATTTCAACCACGACTTTGACAGAGAAGTGATGAGAACCGAGTTTCGGAACGGACTTGACGACTTCTATAACGGGCATAAAGATCCGGAGAAAATCAAAGCCCATGCACTGAGCTTTTCATGGGAGAATACCGCAAAACAATATTGGGAGGTCTATAAAGAGGTAATCAACCGGTAA
- the folK gene encoding 2-amino-4-hydroxy-6-hydroxymethyldihydropteridine diphosphokinase: protein MTLYLSLGTNLGDKEHNLLFAVRKIEERIGRRVSLSSFYATAPWGFTSANGFLNAVLCVETTFLPLEILRITQEIEREMGRTRKSVDGVYTDRVIDIDLLFCLESDGTLVVQNTPELTLPHPLMLQRDFVMKPLAEIAPDTIKPAIGAVG from the coding sequence ATGACCCTTTATTTAAGTCTTGGCACCAATCTTGGCGACAAGGAGCATAATCTCTTGTTTGCCGTGCGGAAGATAGAAGAGAGGATAGGGCGACGCGTTTCCTTGTCTTCTTTTTACGCCACCGCACCGTGGGGCTTCACTTCGGCGAACGGTTTTCTGAATGCCGTCCTTTGTGTGGAGACTACCTTTCTTCCGCTGGAAATCCTGAGGATTACACAAGAGATAGAACGGGAGATGGGGCGCACCCGCAAGTCAGTGGACGGCGTTTACACCGACCGGGTGATAGACATCGACCTCTTGTTCTGCCTCGAATCCGACGGTACGCTTGTTGTGCAAAACACCCCCGAACTCACACTGCCCCACCCGCTGATGCTACAACGCGACTTCGTAATGAAACCGTTGGCGGAGATTGCGCCTGATACGATAAAACCCGCAATCGGAGCAGTCGGTTGA